AACATTTTTAGTTGAGAGaagtgtttctttgttttgcttgCATGCTTTGAGGAACAAatggatgttgactgtccagatgCAGGTGTTCTGACAAAAAAAACATAAAGCCACACTTAGATATACAGACAGACAGCAGTTCCTCCTACTTAGCCTAGATACCTACTACTATAATCATTCTCTACCCTTCTGTAATAATTACGGCCATACATGAGCAGTAGCTGTACCCAGCAAAGTCATTCccagtttgttaaaaaaaaaaaaaaaaactcactaaaCAAGCTAATGGCAACATTTAGGAGGTATACGGGGTGTGTCTACAAGCTTCTTTCATACCTGAAAgaggaagctaaaggcaaagtcTCATTAGGACTGAGTTCCTTGTAAGACTGACATCAAAATTCATGATAATTCTAAGCAAGGACTGCAAAAACATTTTTTAGTTCACAGCTCAAGACCACTTCCTTTCTCAAAAGTGAAAAATCTCAACCTATGCATACAGGTACCATTCTGTTGTATTTTCACCCTTATACAAGGTGAGCTCTAGAGGGCAGATATTTTGTATGGCTAACTGTATATTCCAGTGCTTTTTAGCAGAACCAAGCACAGAGGGTACTCTCTATAAATTTCACTGAATAAACAATTCCCCATCtggtatgtgtgtatttatgcCTCCTTCCACTTCATTCTCTCCAAGTGTGTTCAAGCCCCAAACAATATTTGGGGTTTGTCAATCTCATCCCTTTTCTGACTCCCCAACCATGATAAACATGATAACTTTCTCTTTCCTGCATATACCTAATAAGCAGTCTGGTCTAAATGCaagtgaattattttaaatattccaaattttcttttatcTGCATATATCCTGTAAGTAGAAACTTTCGCAATGAATTCCTATCATATCAAACACCAAAATAATCAGGAATACAGAGAAAACTGACTTGAAATTTTAAATGGCAATCCTCATATAAAAACCTCAATTTTAATAAGCAGAAATAATCTAGTCCTTGCTGAATTTTGTTATTTAATTTCAAGAAGCTACCAGACTCTTctgtaataaaaatgtttaaaattcctTTCACAGTTAGTACAGAGTTAAATTTGTTCATCAGCATAATGAATAGAGTATTGAGGATTACTGAAAATAAAACCTGTGCCCAGTCACATAGTTAACTTCACATCATTTCACAAATCCCTACTCTGTTGAGTTTCTGACAGGGGAAACTgcagaaaataaagcaggaaagtCAACCCTGACTGGTTGTCTTGGTGACACAAAGGATGAATTAAGGCAAGTGATAGGCAGACAGATTGGTGCCAGGTAGTGGGGGCTGGAAACCCATGCCACTATGGGTTTATGTCTTTCATATGCACAGAGTGAGGTACCACAGGCTTCTAATCAGAACtgtgttttttaataaatattggaCTAGAAGGGTTTAAAACTAGAAGCAGGAAGACTCAGGGAATTATTGTAGTAATTGTGGCAAAGGATGAATAATGACCTGAACAGACAGCAGCAGCACGGAGGAAAAGGAGAGGACAGGTGCAAACACCTTGGGGGCAGGATGGATAGAAACCGGTGACTGACTGGGCCCAGACAGAGGGAGCAGGACTGTCAACTGCACCGACCATTTCAGGTCAGAATGTCTAGAAGGGCATGTTCATTTACAGATTAAGGAAACTTAGGAGGAGGGGCAGGTTTGAGTGGTTACCTCTGGCGACATGCAGGGATAGGAAGTGGATATATTTAAGAGGCAGCTGGGAACGGGCCCAGGGAGAGGTTGGATGTAGAGGAACACACCTGGAAGTCAGTGCAGTGATGACTTCCTCAACTGCATGGCAGTTTCAGGGAGTGTTTATTATACAGAGAAATTAGAACTCAGGGGTTAGCAATGGCTATTTATATAGCTTAATGGATTAACATACCTGAAAATCAATGCTGGGCTCTTGCCTTTGGAACCAGACATATGATTTAGGTTTGCAGAACTTGGAGTCTTTCTCTCTGGGGTCTTCAGGCTGAGTTTACTCATAGGAGTGGTAGGATTGCTCTTCACTGCTGACAGAAAGCTTCTGCTTTTCCCATGATGTTTAACTGTTCTGTTGCATGTTTTACAAGTAATCAACTGCCACAAAGAGAAGAAACAGTGAGTCTTATTTCTCCTTATAATTTAATCCAATAAACTATATTCATTAAATTCTTATATGTAAGGCACCCTTTAATATCTGGGCATTTATTTATACCTTTACAACattttgcaactttttttttttgcagaaaaattCCAAGCCTTTTCCCAataaaatatggcaaaatatcACTGAAAATAATTGACTCCTTCAGACCTTCAGTGaatctatatataaatacaagTCTAAAGTAATTTATAAAACCAGGCACATGAATTCTCACATTCTCATCCTTCTTCACTTCATTAGGAATAGAGGTTGACTTTCTTTTCAGGGTTCATTGTTCAAGACATGGTCCATTTTATAGCTAAATGCTCTTCTACACATCTGACTCACAAGGCACCAGATTCGGCCCAGGCCTCAACAAAATTAACAAACTAGTTTATGAGAAGTACTCTAATGTTCATGAGGAGGTAAAAATGCATTCACAGAGGTTTAAGTTGCTTTATGAAAATGCACTTACCTGTCCAACAATGGTAATCTCCTAAATATGGCAGTTCCAATCCAAGTTGTTAGGTCTTAGGCCAGACCTAATCTGTCATAGTGTCCACcgtgcccagcacagtgcctagTAGTAACCAGGCACTGGAATAATTGATAAATGTTTAACACAGAACATGCACATAAAGTGTATCTAATACTGGTCGCTACATAGTAAACCATAAGTAATTTAATTTGGTTGTTTTATTCTACTTTACATCTCCAATATATAACACTGTTTGGCATAATGTAagattctcaataaatgtttgatgaatgaacATAAGACACACTTATCTCTGTTGGACATAAACTTAAATACATACTCTGACATGGAGGGGGTGACTGAAGAAATGACACTGGTACCTAATACTTTACGCTCTTTTCTTATGTATACCTAATACAGTTCACTGTGTCTGAAGAAAAGGACCATCAGCTGAAAATATTTAGTGGTAACTATAGTTCGGATGATGTCACACTGGTGAGCTCAAGAAATCCTCAAATTTGTGAAAATAATTGTGCTTAACAGTAAGATCTGGGCATTGAGAGTTCATTATGTTTGGTTTTAGGtaacactgaaaaacaaaactaagctgTACTCCTGATGAAACAGTAATCactagaaaaaaatcatatatatattttgacaATCTAAATATACCACTACAAACCTCTGAGTTATATTCAGGCTAATTCTTAACCTTATCGTAAGTGAAAGAAAAGTCTAGCTTACTTATACAGAATGGAATTGAAATCTTACCAGCACACTTTTGGAGTCTTTgtactttttaagaatttttgcttctttaaaaCTGAGTGTATAATTTCTTGCTTCTCGATTCAGAAGTTTCTGTATTCTGGGTGTCAGTTTGGGCTTGGGTTTGAGGCGCACTCGAGATTTATCCTGAACAAGCAACTGGAAACAGTATGGACATGTTCCTTCAAAAGTGCTTTTATCATCTAAAATTACACAAGTAAAACCCAAAAGTCAGCAAATCAGAGTATTCTGTTACCACAAACTATCAAtaatataaatgcaaaagagTATATTATTTAATATGAGCAAATACAAATTTTCCTTAAACTCAAAATATAAGAATCTACAAAGATAAATTGgcaataatttattttacaaaacacTATAGTTCTATCGAGTCACTCTTTTTAGCAACAGATAAGTTAAGTCCCCACCCTTTttcacatcatgcgaaatgccaggctggataaagcacaagctggaatcaagattgccagaagaaatatcaatcatctcagttatgcagatgacaccatctttatggcagaaagcaaacaagaactaaagagtctcttgatgaaagaagaaagtgaaaaaggtggcttaaaactcaacattcagaaaactaagatcatggcatccagtcccatcacttcatggcaaatagatggggaaacagtgacagactttattttttgaggctccaaaatcactgcaaatggtgactgcagccatgaaattaaaagatgctcgctccttggaagaaaatctgaccaacctagacagcatagtaaaaagcagacattactttgccaaaagagGTCCAtctggtatttccagtagtcatgtatggatgtgagagttggactataaagaaagctgagtgccgaagaattgatactttcaaactgtggtgttggagaagactcttgagagtcccttggactgcaaggagattaaaccagtcaatcataaaggaaatgaatcatgaacattcactggaaagactgatgctgaagctgaaactccaaaactttggccacctgatgcgaagaactgactcatctgcaaagaccctgatgctgatgtGAAAATAACTGTGCTCAACAGTAAGATGTGAAGGGgaaagaaggggacaacggaagatgagatgattggatggcatcactgactcgatggacatgagtttgagcaagctctgggaggtggtgatggacagggaagcctggcgtgctgcagtccatggggttgcagagtcagacacaactgagcggctgaactgagccACTCTTTGCTATGTTGTTCATTATTGCTACCAAGTGAAAAAAGGTTGTAAGTCTCACAAATTTTACAAACACATTTATCATGAAATAACAATattgtgacttttcttttttaaacaatcagCACAGTTTTGTGGTTGTGAGCTGGGCTTTGTCTGCAGTACAAGGTAACAGGACAACAGACTTGCCCCAGGCCCTTTATGCAATCAAGAAAGCATTCACTGACCATCTACCATGCTAGGCTGGAGACATAAATATGGAAGAAAAGGAGTTGCTATCTTTATAGAATTCATGTtcgtggggagccctagggaaatgaagCTAAGACTGGTAAGAACTGTAACAGAATATGATTAAAATGCCCTGAAAATTATTAAACTCTATATAGACTAGCTAGAAACATTTTGAAGAGGCTTGATAAAGGTCATTGTAGATGAGTATAAACTCTTAACTGTATTTGGAAAAGGCATCTATTATTGGTAAAGGGCTTTTGAGTACAACCACAGTGAAAAAGCAAGCATGGTTATTTAGGGAAAGGTGAAGTGTGAAGGTAATGTTGCTGAAAAGGAAGGTGGGTACACCCTAAATATTTAAGGGTAAGTCCTGTGTTAAGTGCTAAGAATAGCACTACTGAAAAGCTAAGGACAATGCTTGTAACTTAGCTCTGAAAAGTGTAAAATTCATTCACACTGAGAGACtgttatgtgccaagcactggttGTGGGAGATACCATGGTGAACAGAGCACAATTCATGGAGAGAGACAATGGACACAATGCCAAATGTTAAGTGCTTGGGAGAAAAAAGACGAAAGGAGAATGTGGATTGCTGATATAGCGGCTATTATCTTAAATAGGGAAGCCACGGAAGGCTTCGTGGGGTGACATTTTCAAGAGACCAGAAGGAAATGAGGAAGGAATCCAAGTAGGTAAGGTAAGACTTAGGTGAGGTAAGACTTCCAGGTACTGGAAGGGCAGTTGCAAAGGCCATGACACAACATGGGAGCCTGGCAGTGGTTGAAGTTCAGTGAAAAAAAGGGAGAGCAGCTCAAAGAGGTAATGCAGACCTATGACATAGGTACACCTGTGGACTCATAAGGATCTTCACTTTTACTGAGGTGGACAGTCATTTCAGAGTTTGTAGCAGAGAACTGACATGAAGCTAGCTTAGGTTTCTGTTAGGCTCACACTGACCACTGGATTGAGTCTGGACTGCAGAGATGCATGGGAGCTGTTGGCAATAATTCAGGAGAGAAACTGATGGCTTGGACAGGGTGGTAAGAGGGATGTGGAAAGACGTGGCTAGATGTTGGATACATTTTAAAGCCAACAGGATTTGCTGGCATAGGAGGAAGGCTGTTAGTGAGACAAGAGTGGCTCCTAGATTTTTGGGCTAAATGAATCTTAAggatgaggttcagttcagtcactcagtcgtgtctgactgtttgtgaccccatgcactgcagcacgccaggcttccctgtccatcaccaactcccagagttcactcagactcacatccatcaagtcagtgatgccatccagccatctcatcctctgtcgtccccttctcctcctgcccccaatccctcccagcatcagagtcttttccagtgagtcaactcttcacatgaggtggccaaagtcctggagtttcagctttagcatcatcccttccaaagaaatcccagggctgatctccttcagaatggactggttggatctccttgcagtccaagggactctcaagagtcttctccagcatcacagttcaaaagcatcaattcttcggcgctcagccttcttcacagtccaactctcacatccatacatgaccactggaaaccatagccttgactagacggaccttggtcggcaaagtaatgtctccgcttttgaatatgctctctaggttggtcataacttttcttccaaggagtaaacgtcttttaatttcatggctgcactcaccatctgcagtgattttggagcccccccaaaaaaagtcactgtttccactgtttccccatctatttcccatgaagtgatgggaccagatgccatgatcttcgttttctgaatgttgagctttgagccaactttttcactctccactttcactttggttACTAAAATGGGAAGAACTGGGGAAGGGGGGTTGTCCTGTTGGGAGATAAACCTCGAGTTTTCGCCTAATGTGACATTCAAAAAAAGTTGTCAAGGCATCTGGATGAGTCTAGGATTCAGGGGAGCAGTCTGAACTGGGATATAAGTTTGGAAGTCCTCAGTACGAAGAATTTAAAACCCGTAAGACTGCATGAAAAACTATCATCAAGGAATTGGGCGTAGGTAGAAAAGACGTCCAAGGGCTGAGTCCTGGGACACTCCATCATTTGGAGGGTGGGGAAGAAGGCGCCAATAAAGCAGATCAACAAGTACTGGCTAAAGAGGCAGGAGTTGAACTCGGTGAAGATCTGGAAGCCAAGTGAAGAAACTATTTCGAGTAGATTGATGAATTGTGTCAAATGCCAATAAAAGGTCAGGCAAGGTAAGGCATGTTaaggcattcctttttttttacggaactaagaagcctctggAGAGGGGTTTATAATGGCTGTGGGTCGATCAGATTTCTCTGGATCATCTGGTTCGTTGTGCGGAAGGGAGGAAGCGGGGCCACTAAAGCCCGACCCACAACCAACGGGCGTCCTCCTTACCGTGTGACGAGCTGTAGGCCCAGCTGCAAAAGAGACATACACTCGTAAGGGACGGGACACACCCGCCTGCCGCTCGCCTCCcgcttcccctccctcctctcttacAGGAGGTAGCGGGCCTGGCCCGGGCAGCTGTCTCGTAGTTTCCACGCCGCGGCCTCAAGGTAGTGCTTCTGCCTCATTCCCGCCGATATCCCACGCCGCAGAGACCCGGTTGCAAAAATGAGACTCCGGAAGCCGGCTTCCTAAAGCGGCGTACTTTGACGTCCGGATCCGACCGTCCTCCGGAGCCAGGCACCCTCGGCTGAAGGGTTCCGGTCCCTCCGCGTCCGGGCCGGCGTCCGGGGGCCGACCCTTCCGCCGCCGTTGGCCCCGCCCTTGGGTTCCGCCTGGTCCCCGAGGGCTGGAAGTCAAGTggaagtgttaatcgctcagtcgcgtcccactctttgagagactatggacggtagcccaccaggctcctctgtccatgcaatgggttgccattcccttctccaggggatcttcccgacacagggatcgaacctggtctcctgaattgcaggcagattttttcagTCTGAGGATCACATCACATGGGAGCCTGAGCGGAGTAACTTGACTCGGCTGGGTTAGCAGTGTCGGGAGCCGAGGGTGCGCCCGCCTCCAGCACCGTCGTCTCTAGACTTGGGAGCCCGGGTCCTGACCTGGGCCGCGGCGGGCGGATGCGGGGCCAACAAGAGGGCCGCTGGGGTCTCCAGTTCAGCCTGCTCTTGGCAGGGGCGCTAACGagcttatctttattattattattattttgtttttaattgaagtgaaaTTCACCTAACTCGTTGGCCATTTTAAGGCTAACTACACAGCTCAGTGATGTGTAGTACAATTGCAATGTTGCACTGTTACTAGTTTGGAAACAGTTGTATCAGCGTAAGGGAAGCTAGGAGGTTATTCCCCATTGTCCCCTCCCTCTCGGCCCCTGGCAACCGCTGATAacgctttttaaaatttgttttagttttcgcggtgctgggtcctcattgctgcatacgcttttctctagttgcagggagtggggaAGTGGAGGGTGCGACTCTCTGCTTCCCATGCTCTTGCTTCTCgttgcggtgacttctcttgttgccaagcatgggctctaggttctGTCCGCTTCAGTAGGTGAGGCAGGTGAGCTCAGTAATTGTGATGCTGGGGCTtggttgctccgcagcatgtgagatctttccgctccagggatggaacccatgtcccctacattagcaggcagattctttatcactgagccaccaacctcaagtaaatggaatcatacatgaGATCTTTCAGGTGAGGCTTCTTCCATTTAGTAtagtgtttttgaggttcataCACTTTGTATTAcatatcagaacttcattcctttttatagctgagtagtgaatgtcccttggactgcaaggagatccaaccagtccattctaaaggagatcagccctgggtgttctttggaaggaatgatgttaaagctgaaactccagtactttggccacctcatgcaaagagctgactcattggaaaagactctgatgctgggagggattcggggcaggagaaaaaggggacgacagaggatgagatggctggatggcatcaccgactcagaggagcctggagggctacagtccatggaatcgcaaagagtcagacatgactgagcatgccatTCCATACCATACCATTCAGTGAATAAAGAAATTGAGGCAGTGAAAGGATAAGTTGTTTGCCTGAGGATGCATGGCTGATGAGTGAtaaacgtgagtttgagtgaactccaggagatggtgatggacagggaggcctggcgtgctgcgattcatggggtcgcagagagtcagacaccactgaatgactgaactgaactgaactgaagtgtatatatgttgtcaccaagtcgtgtccgactctttgctaccccacggactgcagcacaccagggctccctgtccttcacca
The Capricornis sumatraensis isolate serow.1 chromosome 21, serow.2, whole genome shotgun sequence genome window above contains:
- the C21H18orf21 gene encoding UPF0711 protein C18orf21 homolog isoform X1, producing the protein MRQKHYLEAAAWKLRDSCPGQARYLLWAYSSSHDDKSTFEGTCPYCFQLLVQDKSRVRLKPKPKLTPRIQKLLNREARNYTLSFKEAKILKKYKDSKSVLLITCKTCNRTVKHHGKSRSFLSAVKSNPTTPMSKLSLKTPERKTPSSANLNHMSGSKGKSPALIFRTPASGQSTSICSSKHASKTKKHFSQLKMLLSQSESKKNPKMDFRNFLSSL
- the C21H18orf21 gene encoding UPF0711 protein C18orf21 homolog isoform X2 codes for the protein MRQKHYLEAAAWKLRDSCPGQARYLLWAYSSSHDDKSTFEGTCPYCFQLLVQDKSRVRLKPKPKLTPRIQKLLNREARNYTLSFKEAKILKKYKDSKSVLNTCIWTVNIHLFLKACKQNKETLLSTKNVA